From the bacterium genome, one window contains:
- a CDS encoding HEAT repeat domain-containing protein, whose product MECIHYFFTNGTLTGPRLQVIVPLVHAQDAEVRLMIADDLGLWGDASAESLLTNVLATDTMPGVRRFALRSLLELKSTRVLPLVRRLVLDDPSEDVRRIAVRYLSRVRDNMDPRGLIEKVVKTDARPAVRTAAADGLGYLKDPLALKALRTAGKSSDVYLQRAVGKALADLYQVEGIQMLIKTMSFPSIDAFYNYDRNVPNYIMAYTNHDLPDSVRYDQNQWQKWFNRNKKKIDLKTNAEAFQKFTALTDMLKDSTTEAQLREYNALLHQYPGQKIIINRIAALKDQ is encoded by the coding sequence ATGGAATGCATTCATTATTTCTTCACCAACGGCACGCTGACCGGACCGCGCCTGCAGGTCATTGTTCCACTGGTTCATGCCCAAGACGCCGAAGTGCGGCTGATGATCGCTGATGATCTCGGGTTATGGGGAGATGCCTCGGCGGAAAGCCTGCTCACGAATGTTCTGGCAACTGATACCATGCCCGGTGTCCGCCGTTTTGCCCTGCGCTCTTTACTGGAATTAAAGTCCACGCGAGTTCTGCCTCTGGTCCGCCGATTGGTGCTGGATGATCCAAGCGAAGACGTGCGGCGCATCGCGGTGCGCTACTTGAGCCGCGTCCGGGATAACATGGATCCGCGCGGACTGATCGAAAAAGTGGTCAAAACCGATGCCCGCCCGGCCGTGCGGACCGCGGCGGCCGATGGACTCGGCTACCTGAAAGACCCGCTGGCGCTGAAAGCGCTGCGGACCGCGGGCAAGTCGTCCGACGTTTATCTCCAGCGCGCCGTGGGCAAGGCGCTCGCCGACCTGTATCAGGTAGAGGGCATCCAAATGCTGATCAAAACGATGTCTTTCCCCTCGATCGACGCTTTTTACAATTATGACCGCAACGTGCCGAATTATATCATGGCTTACACGAACCACGATCTCCCTGACAGCGTGCGCTACGACCAGAACCAATGGCAGAAATGGTTCAACCGCAACAAAAAGAAGATCGATCTGAAGACCAATGCCGAAGCGTTCCAGAAATTCACCGCCTTGACCGATATGCTGAAGGACTCTACCACGGAGGCGCAACTGCGCGAATACAATGCGCTTTTGCACCAGTACCCCGGTCAGAAGATCATTATT